Proteins encoded by one window of Streptomyces sp. ALI-76-A:
- a CDS encoding aspartate aminotransferase family protein, whose translation MTTAKSASPSSQAGEFDLGALLAERGAERYELHGKYLNHQLPRMLHTIGFDKVYERGEGAYFWDADGNDYLDMLAGFGVMGLGRHHPVVRKALHDVLDAQLADLTRFDCQPLPGLLAEKLLAHSPHLDRVFFGNSGTEAVEGALKFARYATGKPRILYCEHAFHGLTTGSLSVNGEDGFRDGFAPLLPDTGIPLGDLDALARELRKGDVAALIVEPIQGKGVHESPPGYLRAAQDLLHRHKALLIADEVQTGLGRTGDFYAYQHEEGVEPDLVCVAKALSGGYVPVGATLGKDWIFRKVYSSMDRVLVHSASFGSNAQAMAAGLAVLSVLENEQVVAGARATGELLKARLTALIDRYELLADVRGRGLMIGIEFGRPTSLKLRSRWAMLQAARKGLFAQMVVVPLLQRHRILTQVSGDHLEVIKLIPPLVVGEREVDRFVDAFTDVMDDAHSGGGLMWDFGKTLIKQAVANR comes from the coding sequence ATGACAACCGCCAAATCCGCGTCGCCCTCCTCGCAGGCCGGGGAGTTCGACCTCGGCGCGCTGCTGGCCGAACGCGGAGCCGAGCGCTACGAGCTGCACGGCAAGTACCTGAACCACCAGCTCCCGCGCATGCTGCACACCATCGGCTTCGACAAGGTCTACGAGCGGGGCGAGGGCGCCTACTTCTGGGACGCGGACGGCAACGACTACCTGGACATGCTCGCCGGGTTCGGGGTGATGGGCCTGGGCCGTCACCACCCCGTCGTCCGCAAGGCGCTGCACGACGTCCTCGACGCCCAGCTCGCCGACCTCACCCGCTTCGACTGCCAGCCGCTGCCGGGGCTGCTGGCCGAGAAACTGCTGGCGCACAGCCCGCACCTGGACCGGGTGTTCTTCGGCAACAGCGGGACCGAGGCGGTCGAGGGCGCCCTGAAGTTCGCCCGGTACGCCACCGGCAAGCCGCGGATCCTGTACTGCGAGCACGCCTTCCACGGCCTGACCACCGGGTCGTTGTCGGTCAACGGCGAGGACGGTTTCCGGGACGGCTTCGCCCCGCTGCTGCCCGACACCGGCATCCCGCTCGGTGATCTCGACGCGCTGGCACGGGAGTTGCGGAAGGGCGACGTCGCCGCCCTGATCGTCGAACCGATCCAGGGCAAGGGCGTGCACGAGTCTCCGCCCGGCTATCTGCGCGCCGCCCAGGACCTGCTGCACCGGCACAAGGCGCTGCTCATCGCGGACGAGGTGCAGACCGGCCTGGGTCGCACCGGCGACTTCTACGCCTACCAGCACGAGGAGGGCGTCGAACCCGACCTGGTCTGCGTGGCCAAGGCGCTGTCCGGCGGATACGTGCCCGTCGGCGCGACCCTCGGCAAGGACTGGATCTTCCGGAAGGTCTATTCCTCGATGGACCGGGTGCTGGTCCACTCGGCGAGCTTCGGCTCCAACGCGCAGGCGATGGCGGCGGGACTGGCCGTCCTGTCGGTGCTGGAGAACGAGCAGGTCGTGGCGGGCGCCCGGGCCACCGGGGAGCTGTTGAAGGCCCGCCTGACGGCACTGATCGACCGGTACGAGCTGCTGGCCGACGTCCGCGGCCGGGGCCTGATGATCGGCATCGAGTTCGGCCGGCCCACGTCGCTGAAACTGCGCAGCCGGTGGGCCATGCTGCAGGCGGCCCGCAAGGGACTGTTCGCCCAGATGGTGGTCGTGCCGCTGCTCCAACGGCACCGGATCCTCACCCAGGTCTCCGGCGACCACCTGGAGGTGATCAAGCTGATTCCGCCGCTGGTCGTCGGCGAGCGGGAGGTGGACCGGTTCGTGGACGCCTTCACGGACGTGATGGACGACGCGCACAGCGGCGGCGGTCTGATGTGGGACTTCGGCAAGACGCTGATCAAACAGGCGGTGGCCAACCGCTAG